Below is a window of Desulfuromonas thiophila DNA.
GTCCAAACAAGGCTTGATTGATGAGGAGACGGCCAAATACCAAGCCGAAGCCGGAGTCGATAAGGAAAACAGAATGCGGCAGCTCAAACGTGCCAAGTACCAAGGCAAGCCGATTGAGTTTCATACACTCAGAACCTGGATAGACGCACTGATTCCTTCCGAGATCTATCCATCGGAAGAAAACCGGGAAATTGAGAAGCAGTTGCTTTGCGACGGATATGCAGGAGCCAGAATTCTTCAAAAATTCTTCGAAGAGACAAAAAAAGACCTCCCGGAAAAAGAACTTCTTGTCAGGTTTGAGAGCTATTCAAACTGGCATCTCATTCACTGCAACGCCATCATTGAAAAGTGAAAGGAAGGGGACCACGCCCCTTCCTCTCTACTCTTTCTTACTTAATCCAGGTCTTCACTTGAACGATCTTCCCAATCTTCAGGCCGCTCGTCCTCGCCTCTGGACTCCCAGTAGGCATCGTTGTTCGGGTTCAGTTGGTTTGAATGATTGTCCATGTCGTCTTTGTGGCTCATTTCGCCCTCCTTCAAAAATGGGGTTTAAAGATGAACCAGACAGTAGACCGAAAAAATCACTATGAATATGTGACAACGACTGTAATCAGTCAAGAAAGTAGGGAGAAACGAGAGGAAACAAGGGACACCCTCCAAATTAAATTGCTTTTAACACAAAACCAGTCTATCCTTCTCCCATGCCAAGAATAGCCCGCATTGTCGTTCCCGAATATCCCCACCACGTCACTCAGCGCGGCAACAACCGCGCGACCGTCTTTTTTAACGATGAAGACCGACTGCAATACCTCAAACTGCTGGCAAAATACAGCAAGGCGTTTTCTTTGCAGATTTGGGCCTACTGTTTTGATGGACAACCATGTTCATTTGCTCGTTGTTCCCGAGAAAGAGGACTCACTGGCTCGCGGCATCGGCCTGACAAATCAAGTCTATACGCAATATCTCAATCGCAAATTGAAGCAAAACGGTCGTATTTGGCAAAACCGGTTCTTTTCATGTCTGGTGGAACAGGATGACTATCTGTGGACGGTGGCACGATATATCGAACAGAACGCGGTCAAATCGGGCACAGTAAAAAAGGCGGAAGATTACCGCTGGTCCAGCGCCAGGGCTCATCTCACCTCTGGCTGTGATGATCTTTTACATTCACCCTCTTGGCTTGCTTGCAAAGACAGGTCAGCCTATGCTGATTTTATCATGCAAAGTGACGACAAAGCTGAAGACAGCTTGCGTAGCGTAACCCGGGCAGGTCGTCCGTTCGGTTCTGAGGGGTTTATCGATAAGATGGAAGAGACATTGAAGACAACGCTAAGGCCCCGCAAACCGGGCAGGCCAAGAAAAACCGGGGAGCGTCCCCTGGTTTAGCATCTGGCCTCTGCGCCAGAAGCCCTGGCTGGGTTTGTTGCCTGAAGAAACCGATATCAGATCTCCACCCGAACACTGGCCGCACGGAACATTGAGCCTCTTGTCCGATGCGGCGTGGCGGCTCGGTCATGACCGCAAATATGCGGTTGCGGTCAGCAGCCGAACTCCTCTATAGTTCCGGGGCCGTGCCCTGAAAAAGCGCCATCTTCAGCCCAGCGCGTAAAACCACCCTTCAGGAGGTTCGCCGACAGGAAACGGGCGGCCACAGGCCGCCACCGACAACTGAATAGTTTGCCACAACAGTGTTCAGCCCGCGCGGCTGCTGAAAAGGGAATCCCGTGCAAATCGGGAACGGACCCACCGCTGTAACCGGGGACAACAATCGCACAACGCCACTGAACCACCGTTCGGGAAGGCGCGGTTGAAGGACGATCCGGGAGTCAGAAGACCTGCTGTCGTGGTTTTGATGTCATTTATACCGAAGGGGATGATTCGGTCGGCATGCGCAAGGTCAAGGGTCACAATGGGAGCCCGTAACCGTCTGGTTACGGGCTTTTTTGTTTTCCGCCACGCCTGAAATCTGTCTGAAGCCTCCCCGTTTTTATCCAATGTTGTGCAATCAACCAAGGAGCGCTTCTCGATGAAAAACCGCCACACCATTTTTTATGCCCTTTTTTTCTACCTGCTCGGCATGACACCCAATATCTCCACGGTGTTTGCCGATGAGACGACGGACAGCCTTGTGCTCGATGACATGGTGGTCACGGCCACCCGCTCGCAGAATTCCGCCTTTGCCACGCCGGTGACGATCAGCGTCGTCAACCAGCAACAGATTCAGGAGCAGAATGCCGCTACGTTCACCGACCTGCTCGACGGCGTGGCCGGTGTGACCCTGAGCGGCGCCGGGCCGTGGGAAACCACGCCGACCATTCGCGGCATGGGCACCAACCGGGTGCTGGTGCTGTTCGACGGCGACCGCGAGACCAACCTGTGGGCGGGTCGCGCGCCGCTGACGCCGTTTATCGACAGCAACGACATTGAACGGATCGAAGTGGTCAAGGGCCCCTCCTCTGTGCTCTACGGCAGCGATGCCCTCGGCGGCGTCATCAACATCATCACCAAGGAGGTGGCTCTGGCCGACGGCGACAGCTGGCAGGCCGAGCACCACATCGGCACGCGCTATTCGTCGGTGGATGACGGCCTGGTCGGCAACTATACGGTCAACGCCGGCGGTCACGGTCTCGGCATTCGCCTCAACGTGGCGGCTCAGGATCACGACGACTATGAAGTCGGCGACGGCGACGAGCTACCCCACAGCCAGTTTGAAAACAAAAGCCTCGACCTGAAAGCCCTCTACAACGTCAACGACCATCACAGCGTCCAGGCTGAATTGCGCATCAACGACATCAACGACATGGGCGTGGCGCAGAAAGACCCGCAGGCGCCGGAATCGCACTTCACCCTGTACAACACCCGCACCTACAAACTGGCTTATGTCGGCACAGATTTGGGCGCGGTGCAGCGCCTGGAAACGCGCCTGTTCCACGTCGACCAGAAACGGCGCTTTGTCGGCGATTTCCCCAACACGGCCAAACAGCTCCACAACCTGAAGCAGAACACCATCGACACCACGGCCAGCGGCGGCTCGCTGCAGGCCACCTTTGCGCCGGGCCGCAACCAGCAATGGACCACTGGCCTGGAGATTGTTCACGAAACCACGGATTCCGACGAATCGCAACAAACCTTCACCACCACCAACGATGCGCTGAAAAAACTGCTCAGCTTTCAGCCGGTGCCGGATGGCGAGCGCGATCATGTGGGGCTGTTCGCCCAGAACGAGGTGACGGTGACGCAGCGCTGGCGCCTTACCCTCGGCGGCCGTTACGATTACTTTGAAGCCGATGCCGACGATGTCACCATGAGTCAGACCAGCTACGGCGGCAGCGGTGCCACCACGGTGCAGGCGGTGAACGCATTCTCCCGCGAAACCGATCAGGCCATGACCTTCAGCCTCGGCTCGCTCTATGCCCTGAGCAACACCTTGCATCTGACCGCCAACTTGGCCACGGCATTTCGCGCCCCGGATCTGTTTGAACGCTATTCCACCCGTGGCGGCGGCAGCCAACTGATCATCGGCAACCCGGACCTCGACGCCGAATATAGCTACAACGCCGACCTCGGCCTCAAATACCTATCGTCCCGCGCCAGCGGCTATGTCAGTGTGTTTTATAACCGTGTTGACGACTATATCGATCTGGTCAAGCAGGACAGTTCGTTCCTCGCCAATATCCCCACCTATGGTTACGTCAACGTCGAGGACGCGGAACTGTACGGCATCGATGCCGAAGCCACCCTCCACCTGACGTCGCGCCTCGATCTGGAAACGGCCATCGCCTGGGTGGAAGGCAAGGACCGCGACACTCACGAGCACCTTAGTGCCATCGCCCCGCTCAACGGCCGCATTGGCCTGCGTTACGCCGCGCCGCTGACCGACAGCATGCGCTACAGCCTGCGCGCCCAGGCCACGCTCTACGACCGCCAGCGCAATGTGTCGGACAGCGAAGACGAGACGCCGGGCTATACGACGTTTGACCTGCACGCCGGGCTCAATCTCGGCGCTTGGGCGATGTTTGACGCCATCGACCTGAACCTCAGCGTGAAAAACCTCCTCGACCGCGGCTACCGCAGCCATTTGCGCTCCAGCCAGGAAACCTGGATCTATGAGCCGGGCCGCAACATCGTGGTCGGCCTGCAATGCACCTTTTAAGGAATAAGCGGATGAACATGCTGAGGCACTCGCTCCGTTTGCTGATCGGATGGCTACTCGTGCTCATCACCGCACCCCTGACCTGCGCGGCCGCCAGCGATTCCGCTGGCCCGCGCACGGTGACGGATCTGGCCGGACGTCAGGTCGAGGTAACCGTTCCGGCCCGGCGGCTGGTGGGCATCCATTCGGCCCTGAGCCTGCTGTGCTATATGAACCTGGCACCCCAGGTGGTGGGTGTGGAGCAGGAGGAGAAAGATCCGCGTCAGTGGCTGGGCGGCACCGGCCGCTCCTACCGGCTGGCCCATCCCGAATTCAGTGCGTTGCCCGGTATCGGCTCGCAGCGCCAGATCGACGCCGAGGCGCTGGTGGCGCTGCAGCCCGATGTCATCTTCATGGGCTGGGGCACGCCGCAGGCCGCCGACCGGCTGCAGCAGCAGACCGGCATCCCGGTACTGATGGTGCACAACGGCGACCTGACCAAGCAACACCATCGGTTTGAACAATCGCTGGATCTGATTGCAACGATCTGTGATCGCCGGGAACGCGCCGAACAGATCAAGGCGTTCATCAACGCCAGCCTGAATGATCTGCACCAGCGCATCAAAGGGCACACCTCATCCACGACATGCTATATCGGCGGCCTCAATTTCCGCGTCGCCCACGGCCTGCTCGGCACCAGCCGCGACTATCCGCCGTTTGTGCTGCTGAAGGCCAACAACATCACCGACGCCATCACGCCGCCAGCCAACCTGGTCAAGGGACGCTTTTCCCTGGCTGCGGAAAGCTTACTCAAGGCCGATCCCGAGATCATCTTCATCTGTGCCAGCGGTGAGTCCCTGGTGCGCGACGATCTGAGCCATCCGGCCTTTGCCGCCCTCAGCGCGGTACGCAACCAGCGCCTGTATCGCATCATCCCCCATTACTATGCCGCCAGTCCCGACACGGTGCTGGCCGAAACCTGGTACATGGCCACGATCCTCTATCCCGGAGCCTTTGCCGATGTCGACATCGCGTCCACGGCCGACCGCTTTTACCGCTTCTTTGTCGGCGCACCGCTCTACCGGGAGATGGCGACACTGTTCGGCCCGTTCGCGCCGCTGAACGCCAGCGCAGTGGGCAACACAGAGGGCGGCCCGTCGTTATGAGCCTGAGCAACGCCTACCACCGACGCCAGCATCGTCTGACCGTGGGCGGACTGGTGACCCTGCTGATACTGGGCCTGATCACCCTGCTCGCCCTGACCAGCGGCGCGATGGAGGTGGACTGGCGTCAGCTGTGGTGCGGCGACGGCCAGACACTGAACGCAGCGCAGCGCGTCCTGCTGCATATCCGCCTGCCGCGCGCCTGCAGCGCCATCCTCGGCGGTGCGGCCCTGGCCACGGCCGGGCTGATCCTTCAGGTACTGCTCAACAATCCGCTGGCCTCGCCCTCCACTCTCGGTATCTCTCAAGGCGCATCGTTCGGTGCGGCATGCGGCATCTGGCTGCTGTCATCCGGTCCGTCGCTGACCGTGTCGCCGTGGCTGGTCACCGGCCTGGCGTTTGCCGGCGCCATGGCCACCACCCTGCTGATCCTCGCCCTAAGCCTGTGGCGCAACTGCGGCCGTGAAACCATCATCCTCGCCGGGGTGGCGCTCAGCGCCCTGTTCGTTGCCGCCACCACCCTGTTGCAATATCTGGCCGACGACACCCAGCTGGCCGCCATTGTCCACTGGAGTTTCGGCGATGTCGGTCGTGCCGACTGGCGCGATCTGCGTCTGCTGGCCCTGGTCACGTTGGTTGGTTTGGCCGCGCTGTGGAGCCAACGGCGCACCTTCAACGCCCTGCTGTGCGGCCACGACACCGCCACCAGCCTCGGCCTGCACGTCACCCGCTTGCGTCTGGCCGGAGTGACCCTGGTGACGCTGATGACCGCCACCACCGTCACTCTGCTCGGCGTCATCAGCTTTATCGGCCTGGTCGCCCCCCATCTGGTGCGACTGCTGGTCGGCGACAACGTGGTGGCACGGCTGCCGTTGTGTGCCCTGAGTGGTGCCATTCTGTTGCTGCTCGCCGACCTCACCGGCCGCACCCTGCTGGCGCCGCTGACCTTTCCCGCCGGGGTGGTCACCGCCTTTCTCGGCGCGCCGCTGTTCCTGGTGTTGCTGTTCAGCCGGGAGCAGCCATGGACCTGACCCTGCGCCAACTGCGTTTCGCCTATCGCGGCGGCCGTCCAGTGCTCAATGGCCTCGACACCACGCTGGCCGACGGCCAACTCACCGCCCTGCTCGGCGTCAACGGCTCGGGAAAATCCACCCTGCTCAAGCTGATGGCCGGGATTCTGACGCCAAACAGTGGCGCCATCGTCCTCGGTGCGCCGCTGGAGCAATCCCTGAGTCAGCTCAGCCCACGGCGCATCGCCCAATACTGCGCCTATGTGGCCCAGAACACCCAGCCAGCCACCCTGACGGTATTCGACTACGTGCTGCTCGGCCGCCTGCCCCACCAGCATGGCTGGTCAGCCAGAGCCTCCGTGGCGGATCTGAATCAGGTGGAAGCCTGTCTGAACCAGATGGACCTCACCGACCTGGCAGGCACGCATCTGAATCAATTAAGCGGCGGCCAGTTGCAGATGACCGTCATCGCCCGCGCCCTGGCCCAGCAACCGGTCATCCTGCTGCTCGACGAACCGACCAACAACCTTGATCCCAAACATCAGGTGCAGCTGATGGACAAGCTGCGTACTGTCAGCCGTGAACAGGGCACCATGGTCATTTTCAGCATGCACGATATCAACCTTGCCCTGCAGTGGGCCGACCGGGTGATGCTGCTGCATCAGGGCGGCCTGCTACGGCACGATCCAACCCAGCTACTCACCACGGCCGACCTGTCAACACTGTTCGGCATGCCTTATCAGATGGTGGAAACGCGGAACCATCAACATTGGTTTTGGCCAGCCCTTAATGGCAGCCTGAAATGAACTGAACAACAAAAACTCAACAACGCCCCGGAAGAAGGATTGGGCGCTGCAGGGCGGCTATTGGCACCAGGCCCGGCCAACAGGCTCGCCACCACCCCACAATGAAAAAAGGACTTACCGGCTAAACCGATAAGTCCTTGATTTTCTTTGGTGGAGCTAGGCGGGATCGAACCGCCGGCCTCTTGAATGCCATTCAAGCGCTCTCCCAGCTGAGCTATAGCCCCGTTGCTGAACGAGGGCGTTTATACCAAGAGACGCAGGTACTGTCAACGACTTTTATCGAAAAAATCACCGGTCGTCTCTTTTTCTGCCTGGCGGTGTCTTGCGATCTCGACCACCACCTTGCCGTACCGCAGCGCAGCGCAACAGCAACCCAACGCAAAAAGCCCGGGCCGACGCATTGCAACGGCCCAGGCTTGCATTCCCCTTGTTGCGTCTGGAGAATTTTACTTGCCGGTCAAACGGACCAGGGCCTCCCGATATTTTTCGCCGGTTTTGCGGACGATTTCGGCCGGCAGATCAGGTGCCGGGGCTTTTTTGCCCCAATCGAGGGTTTCAAGATAATCCCGCAAAAACTGCTTATCGAAACTGGGCTGAGGTCCGCCCGGCTGATATTGATCAGCCGGCCAGAAGCGCGACGAATCCGGCGTAAGGGCTTCATCAATCCAGAGCAGCTGATCGTTGTAGAGACCGAATTCGAATTTGGTATCAGCGATGATAATCCCTTTGGTCGCAGCATAGCTGCGGGCCCGCTCATAAATGGCGATGGTGGTGTCGCGCACCTGGGCCGCCAGGGCGGCACCGCACAATTCCTCCACCTTGCTGAACGGAATATTCTCATCATGCTCGCCCAGCTCCGCCTTGGTCGAAGGGGTAAAAATCACCTCGGGCAGACGATCGCTTTCCTTCAGCCCAGACGGCAGCGGGATACCGCAGATGCTGCCCTTGGCCTGATATTCCTTCCAACCGGAACCGGAGATATAACCACGCACAATACATTCCACCGGCAGGGGACGGGCCTTTTTCACCAGCATGCTGCGGCCTTCGAGCTGATCGCGATATGCCAAAGCGGCCGACGGAAATTCCTCGACATTGGTGCTCACGATATGATTGGGAATGATGTCCTGCATCATGCTGAACCAGAAAACCGAGATTTCAGTCAGCACCTGTCCCTTGCCCGGAATGCCTTCGTTCATGATGACATCGAAAGCCGAGATGCGATCGCTGGTTACAATCAGCAGATACTCTCCCACATCGTAGATGTCGCGCACCTTGCCGCGGTTGACCAGTTTGAGCCCCGGACAGTCGGTTTGCATAATCGTCGCAGTCATGGTTCCTATTCCCCCTGTTGGATAGCACGAACGATCGCATCAGCGATCACAATGGTGGCGGACTGGCGCAGCTGCTCCAGCGTCTGGCTGACAGCCTCCTCTTGCCGCCGGGTCAGTACCTGAGCTCGCAACCGTTCGGCCTCTTCGGCGCTGAGCCGGGTCGGATCGGCCGCTTCGAGCTGCTTCAGACGCACCAGATAATACTGGTCGGCCTGGGCATAAAGTTCAGCAGCCAGAGGCTGTTCCGGCGTCAGGCGAAAAGCCGCTTCCGCCAGCTGAGCCTGTTGGCCAATTTTGGGGATAAAATCACCCAGACTGCGACTGAACAAGCCGGTTTCTTCCAGTTTGGCGCCAGCTGGCAAAACCTGCTGCAGGTCTGCACCTTCGCGCGCCGCCTGCAAGGCCTTCTCGCCGGCCTGACGAGCCAGTTCCGTCGCTCGCTCGCGCCGCAGGGTCTGCCGCAGGGCCTCCTGTACCTGCTCCAGTGGCGGGATTTCGCTGGGCAGCCGTTCGGCCACCTGACACAGATAAACCGCGCCGCCCACCCGCTGAGGCGGCAACAGACTGCCAACCTCCGCTTCAAAAGCCAACCGCTGCAGTTCGGGCTGATCGCCAAACACCGCCAGCGGCTGCTGCTGGCTGAACAGTTCCGTCGTCAATGGCGCCAGTCCCAGTTGCTGGGCCGCACCCACCATGCCGGCGCCCTTGCGATTCATATTGTAGGCATCCAGCGCCTTTTCGTAGGCCAGTTGCTGCGCCAGTTCGGCACGCAGGCCCTCTTCCACCTCGGGACGCACACTTTCCAGACTTTTGACGCCCGCCTCGACATGTTCAATGCCCTGCAACACATGGTAACCGTAAGGCGTCTCGACCGGTGCACTGATTTCTCCCGGCGCCAGAGCAAAGGCAGCCTCCTCGAAAGCGGCAACCATGACACCGCGAGGAAACAGGCCCAGATCGCCACCCTTGCCTGCAGTCGCCTTGTCGTCCGAATGGCGCTGCGCCAGTTCGGCGAAGGGCTCGGCTGCCGCCCGCTGCCGCAGGCTTTCGGCTAACGCACGTTTTTCCTCTCGTTCCGCATCGCTGGCATCCTCGGGCACAGCCAGCAGAATATGGGCAACACGCACCTGTTCTGGCACCGAATAACGACCGATCTGACGGCGGTAATAACGTTCCAGCGCCGTTTCGTCAATGGCCACCTCGCCCTGCAACGTGCCACTGTCGAGTTGGACATAGTCCAGGCGCGCACGCGGTGGCTGGCGGAACTGCTCACCACGCTCGGCATAGGCCCGCGCCACCTCGGCATCGGCCACATCGGCCTGGGCCAGGAACGCCTCAGGAGCAAAACGGACAAACTGCAGGTTGATCTTCTCCTGCTCGACACGGTAAGCCTCGGCCACGTCGGCATCACTGACCGTTATGGCCGAACGCAACTGCCAGCGCACCCTGTCCGCCAGCAACTGATTCTCCTGCAAGGCTTCAAACTGTTCGGGGGTCATGCGCTGATAGGCCAACACCTCCAGATAACGCTGTTTGCTGAACTGACCCTCCTGCTGGAAGGCCTCAATCTCGGCGATGCTGGCAACAAGTTCATCACGACTGACCCGCACCCCCAGCGTACCGGCGTGCTGGCGCAACAGTGCCTGATCAATCAGCATATTGATGGCCTGACGGGTCAACCCCAGCTGTCGCTCCAGTTCCGGCGTGAAAGCCTGGCCATAAAGCGAGCGGTAGAGATTGTAAAGATTGCTGTGGGCCGAGCGAAAATCATCAAAGCTGATGGGTTCGCCATTGACCTCGGCCGCTGCCGTCTGCCGGCCCTGCGGATCGGTGCCCTTGCCCCAGACCAGAAAAATGGTGCCGATAAATGCGGCGATAATCGTCCAGAACACGACCTTGACAATGGTCGTTTTCTGCTTTCTGCGAATCAGGTCGAGCATGGACACTTTCTCCTTGTTGTCACAACGGTTTTGGGGTAAAAACAGCGTCGCATCTTAGATCATTCTCCCGACCGAATGCAACAGCATCTTTCGTAAAACGGCTTGAAACCAGAGCGGTTGTTCTGTTAGATTCTGCGGCTCCACCGGCCGGGAAGTCAGACCGTCATTCCCATTCCCCCGGCGCTGTCCGAAGCCACCTCGCAGAAAGTTTCCGACCATGCTGAACCTGTTCAATGCCCTGTGGGGCCTGTTTTCCAACGATCTGGCCATCGATCTGGGCACGGCCAACACCCTGGTCTACCTTAAAGGCAAGGGTATAGTCGTCAGCGAACCCTCGGTGGTGGCGGTTCAGAAGGAGCCCATGGGCGTGCGCAAGGTTCTGGCCGTCGGGGTCGAAGCCAAGAAGATGCTCGGCCGCACCCCCGGCAGCATTGTCGCCATCCGGCCGATGAAGGATGGCGTAATCGCCGACTTCGACATCACCGAGGAGATGCTGCGCCATTTCATTCACAAGGTACATCACCGCAAGGCCATGGTGCGACCCCGCATTGTGATCTGCGTACCGTCCGGCATCACCCAGGTGGAAAAACGCGCGGTCAAGGAATCCGCCGAGTCGGCCGGCGCCCGCGAGGTCTACCTGATTGAAGAACCGATGGCGGCCGCCATTGGCGCCGGACTGCCCATCACCGAAGCCCATGGCAACATGATCGTTGATATCGGTGGTGGCACCACCGAGGTGGCCATCATCTCACTGGCCGGCATCGTCTATGCCCAGAGCGTGCGAGTGGGTGGCGACAAACTTGATGAGGCCATCACCCAGCACCTTAAACGCAAATACAATATGCTGATCGGCGAACGGACCGCCGAGCAGATCAAGATCGAGATCGGCAGCGCCTATACTGGCGACGATGAACAGCGCATGCAGGTTAAGGGCCGCGACATGGTCACCGGTATCCCCCGCACCCTGGAAATCGGCTCGGAGGAGATCCGCGAGGCCCTGTCGGAAACGGTCAACGCCATCGTCGAAGCGGTGCGCGTGGCGCTGGAACGGACCCCCCCGGAACTGGCCGCCGATATCGTTGACCGCGGCATTGTGCTGGCCGGCGGTGGTGCCCTGCTGCGCAACCTGGACGCCCTGTTGCGGCGGGAAACAGGCCTGCCTGTGGTTATTGCCGAGGATCCGCTGTCCTGCGTCGTGCTGGGATCGGGCAAGGTACTTGACGAGCTTGATCTGCTGCGGCGGGTAGCCGTCTCCAGCTAGACGCGAGCCCTGCGTTCCCCTGGACCGTGCGCCTGAAGTCTCTCCCTCTTCTGCCGCCGGCGGCCCCGCAAGGCCGCGGCAAGGCCGGTCATGCGTGATTTTTTCCACCGACACAGGCTGTCCCTTTTCTTTCTGGCTCTGATTCTCGGTGCCCTGCTCCTGTATTCCAACGCCCTGCGGCAGAAACAACACACCAGCCTGTTCGAATCCCTCGTCCTCTCGCTGACCGCTCCCCTGCTTGAAGGCACCGATCAATTACGCTATCGCCTGCATCAGTTGTGGAGCGACTACCTGCATCTGGTTGCGGTACAAAAGCACAATCAGCACCTGCAACAGCAACTAGGCGAAGCCCGGCGGCAATTGGCCCTGCGCGAAGAAATGGCCCAGGAAAACATCCGCCTACTGGCCCTGCTGAACCTGCGCCAGGGTTTCAATCAACCCGGCCTGGCGGCTCGCGTCATCGCCGCCGATGCCGTCAGCTGGTTTCGCACTCTCACCATTGATCGCGGCCTAACAGACGGACTGCATGAGGGCGCCGCCGTCATCGCCCCCGCCGGCGTCGTCGGCCGCATCATCAAATGCACTAATCACAGTGCCCGCGTACTGCTGCTCACCGATGCCTCGTCCGCTGCGGCCGCGCTGGTGCAAGACAGCCGCACCCGCGGCGTGGTGCGGGGGCAGGGCAGCTATCTGAGCTTCGATTAC
It encodes the following:
- the mreC gene encoding rod shape-determining protein MreC; translated protein: MRDFFHRHRLSLFFLALILGALLLYSNALRQKQHTSLFESLVLSLTAPLLEGTDQLRYRLHQLWSDYLHLVAVQKHNQHLQQQLGEARRQLALREEMAQENIRLLALLNLRQGFNQPGLAARVIAADAVSWFRTLTIDRGLTDGLHEGAAVIAPAGVVGRIIKCTNHSARVLLLTDASSAAAALVQDSRTRGVVRGQGSYLSFDYADRLHPIKIGDQVVTAGTGGIFPKGLPIGSVSRVQQENYGLFQTVEVRPAVDFSRLEEVLVLLPEAP